A section of the Alligator mississippiensis isolate rAllMis1 chromosome 8, rAllMis1, whole genome shotgun sequence genome encodes:
- the LOC102569014 gene encoding CMRF35-like molecule 2, with protein MWMLPLWLWILFPGCVAVTGPRMVTGPEGGSVSVTCSYNWGYEMNGKFWCRKRSSVRCSDGFIIRTSGSEAKVQKGRFSIQDNHSLRVFTATMKNLTETDAGTYHCGVVINSWSDPRHAVEVIVSPVLPTSMPSTMEPLASTESTTPIFTSSISTEDKASMPPAVHSMGLSSQDSHVHFLLLVGLKVPVFLCMVCAVVWVSVRYRGSSND; from the exons ATGTGGATGCTCCCTCTTTGGCTCTGGATTCTCTTCCCAG GCTGTGTGGCAGTGACAGGCCCCCGGATGGTGACAGGCCCTGAAGGTGGCTCGGTGTCTGTGACATGCTCGTACAACTGGGGCTATGAGATGAATGGGAAGTTCTGGTGTAGAAAAAGATCTTCTGTCCGCTGTTCTGATGGGTTCATCATACGGACCAGTGGGTCAGAGGCCAAAGTGCAAAAGGGCCGCTTCTCCATCCAGGACAACCACAGCCTGCGTGTGTTCACAGCTACCATGAAGAACCTGACTGAGACGGATGCTGGCACCTACCACTGCGGAGTGGTGATTAATTCATGGAGTGATCCTAGGCACGCTGTGGAGGTGATCGTGTCCCCAG TGCTTCCGACCTCAATGCCATCAACCATGGAGCCCCTGGCTTCTACTGAGTCCACAACACCCATTTTTACCTCGAGTATTTCTACAGAGGACAAAGCCAGTATGCCCCCTGCTGTGCACAGCATGGGCCTAAG CTCCCAGGACAGCCACGTCCACTTCCTGCTCCTGGTCGGCCTGAAGGTGCCCGTGTTCCTGTGCATGGTCTGCGCTGTGGTGTGGGTGAGCGTGCGCTACAGGGGCAGCTCCAACGACTAG
- the LOC102568779 gene encoding CMRF35-like molecule 6 — MLHHFLCICIEAFSQGRTVADRGGNCKLEKQSQAHFQLSSKAASPRAAAKRADSAAEGPGPCGRSLFGSGFSSPDNHILRTFTITMEHLTKADAGTYLCGVLIAFSSDLRHAVEVTVSPVLSSMEPPVSTEFTASIFTWRISTESQVSSFPAVHNMSQSSQDSHVHFLLLVGLKVPVFLCMVCAVVWVSVCYRGSSND, encoded by the exons ATGTTGCACCACTTCCTGTGCATTTGCATAGAAGCATTTTCACAGGGAAGGACAGTAGCTGACAGAGGTGGCAACTGCAAACTTGAGAAGCAGTCTCAGGCTCATTTTCAGCTCTCCTCAAAGGCAGCaagtcccagggcagctgcaaagAGAGCCGATTCAGCTGCGGAGGGACCAGGACCATGTGGGCGCTCCCTCTTTGGCTCTGGATTCTCTTCCCCG GACAACCACATCCTGCGCACATTCACGATTACCATGGAGCACCTGACCAAGGCCGATGCTGGCACCTACCTGTGCGGGGTGCTGATTGCTTTCTCGAGTGATCTCAGGCACGCTGTGGAGGTGACTGTGTCCCCAG TGCTGTCATCCATGGAGCCCCCAGTTTCTACTGAGTTCACAGCATCCATTTTCACCTGGAGAATTTCTACAGAGAGCCAAGTCAGCAGTTTCCCTGCTGTACACAACATGTCCCAAAG CTCCCAGGACAGCCACGTCCACTTCCTGCTCCTGGTTGGCCTGAAGGTGCCCGTGTTCCTGTGCATGGTCTGCGCTGTGGTGTGGGTGAGCGTGTGCTACAGGGGCAGCTCCAACGATTAG